Proteins co-encoded in one Meiothermus sp. genomic window:
- a CDS encoding AAA family ATPase has product MAYYLSLLGPPQLWLDGKLVPLLPRKAVAMAAYLAVAGHPVDRGRLADLLWEGDEEGVRRNLRQELFRLKNTSWELVFVQTPTAIGLGPVEVDLEVFLARMANGAWGEAAALWRGGFLAELEPKASESFLDWLIPERERWAGLYREALLGLARSHEASANYPEALKVYSRLLGDDPLQEPVQMAVMRLYLQMGDRAAALRQLEQFRSQLRDQLGLDVSQEMQAFGVQVREGRLLTSQNGLPYAWGEPPLVGREKDLLWLEAHWGQGLLLLLGEAGMGKTRLALEYARHRTGTGPAEVLRIRQRESGQEIGFSAVLEVLRQAYEDGRLDHLESPWREELAQLLPELGTPPANAHKARFFEALCRGFQAIVRPGGVVLWDDLHWLDWASLEFLPYLVRRARGLGLALIGTSRLEALQKNVLVRRVLQDLAQEGRMYQRLLEPIDQPALVQLLRQLSGQKEGGGRFAERLLQATEGNMFYILETLRYLFDQGVLRAEGGAWHTPFDSFTTDYRELPLPPNVRDALLERLRRIGETALLIVQAFALADFPLSPELVACLLRGLQAPIAELENLTQGGFLRLDSTGYTLRHELVRQTVLAEMSESRRRWLHARIADVLREVSGPLPQMAAHLEAAGQRAEAYVAYLAAARSLRRGPLARQALEYYQRAQTLCPLLEPELERFRMLVEAAETRVALGQLQIPERQEIGRLAENLGDHERFRMFLLSTDVALVSGRVAEGIQAVREAMRLAQTPWQRGHALFKLAWLEYRGGDPDAQLEPLLASIQAFHDIGNQAMETLALRNLSGYWFRLGELEQHQQVYTQAYALAAQLKDDLLLRRLRADKLMVDWVKGDYAASTQVADLLYQEARERGDWWAVWDALLGLLLNAAALGLEPELEATVQRAMVEAAEVGAWRDLALLRSDYGNALMVSGRLEEAQRELEAALRDLHEMGERARLGHVLFNLGFTLLEQGHLEQSRQTLEQSVKVWRDRKEYRHTARSLAALALNHLRAGNRKKARQTSAEAFELRAPWALGIYDLPLVLYIRARALGDKQGADLLAETQNLLRNLAQQLPPHLGERLLQNRYVAWALSKVPER; this is encoded by the coding sequence ATGGCCTATTACCTGAGCTTGCTTGGCCCACCTCAGCTTTGGCTGGATGGCAAGCTGGTTCCGTTGCTACCACGCAAGGCAGTAGCAATGGCGGCCTATCTGGCTGTGGCAGGCCACCCGGTAGACCGGGGCCGTTTGGCTGATTTGCTATGGGAGGGTGACGAGGAGGGGGTTCGTAGAAACTTGCGCCAGGAGCTTTTTCGTTTAAAAAACACATCCTGGGAGCTGGTGTTTGTGCAGACCCCTACGGCAATTGGGCTGGGGCCGGTGGAGGTCGACCTCGAGGTTTTTCTGGCCCGGATGGCTAATGGCGCCTGGGGAGAGGCGGCGGCCCTGTGGCGGGGTGGCTTTCTGGCTGAACTGGAACCAAAAGCTTCGGAAAGCTTTCTGGATTGGTTGATCCCAGAACGGGAACGCTGGGCAGGCCTTTACCGCGAGGCCTTACTCGGACTGGCCCGTAGCCACGAAGCCTCGGCCAACTATCCCGAGGCCCTTAAGGTGTACTCGAGGCTTCTTGGCGATGATCCCTTGCAAGAGCCTGTGCAGATGGCAGTAATGCGCCTATACCTGCAGATGGGCGATCGTGCAGCGGCGCTACGACAGCTCGAGCAGTTTAGAAGCCAGCTACGGGATCAGCTGGGCCTGGATGTGAGCCAGGAGATGCAGGCGTTTGGAGTGCAGGTGCGCGAGGGTAGGCTCCTGACCAGCCAGAATGGTCTCCCTTATGCGTGGGGTGAGCCACCACTGGTAGGGCGCGAAAAGGATCTGCTCTGGCTCGAGGCCCACTGGGGTCAGGGCTTGCTGCTACTGCTGGGAGAGGCCGGGATGGGTAAAACCCGACTGGCACTGGAGTATGCCCGACACCGGACGGGCACAGGGCCCGCCGAAGTACTGCGCATCCGCCAGCGCGAAAGCGGCCAGGAGATTGGGTTTAGCGCTGTTTTAGAGGTGTTGCGCCAGGCTTACGAGGATGGCAGGCTGGATCACCTGGAGTCGCCCTGGCGAGAAGAGCTGGCCCAGCTTTTGCCTGAGCTGGGTACGCCCCCTGCCAACGCTCATAAAGCCCGATTCTTCGAGGCACTCTGCAGGGGTTTTCAAGCCATTGTGCGCCCGGGCGGGGTAGTGTTGTGGGATGACCTGCACTGGTTGGACTGGGCTAGCCTGGAGTTTTTGCCCTACCTGGTGCGCCGGGCCAGGGGTTTGGGTTTGGCGCTGATTGGTACCTCGAGGCTCGAGGCGCTGCAGAAGAATGTCCTCGTACGCAGGGTCTTGCAAGACCTGGCCCAGGAGGGACGTATGTACCAGCGGTTGCTCGAGCCCATCGATCAGCCAGCCCTGGTGCAGTTACTGCGACAGCTATCGGGCCAAAAAGAAGGGGGTGGGCGCTTTGCCGAGCGCTTGCTTCAGGCCACGGAAGGCAACATGTTTTACATCCTCGAGACCCTGCGCTACCTCTTCGACCAAGGGGTGCTACGGGCCGAAGGTGGTGCCTGGCATACCCCCTTCGATAGCTTTACTACCGACTATCGCGAGCTGCCCCTACCCCCCAACGTGCGCGATGCCCTCCTGGAGCGCTTGCGGCGTATTGGAGAGACCGCGCTGCTTATCGTGCAGGCTTTTGCTCTGGCTGATTTTCCCCTGTCTCCGGAGCTTGTGGCGTGCTTGCTGCGGGGGCTCCAGGCCCCTATTGCCGAGCTGGAAAACCTAACCCAAGGGGGATTTTTGCGATTGGACTCAACTGGCTACACCCTGCGGCACGAGCTAGTACGGCAGACCGTGCTGGCTGAGATGAGCGAGTCCCGCCGCCGCTGGTTGCATGCCCGGATTGCCGATGTACTGCGTGAAGTATCCGGCCCGCTACCTCAGATGGCAGCACACCTCGAGGCTGCCGGCCAGCGCGCAGAGGCCTATGTGGCCTACCTGGCAGCAGCGCGCAGCCTGCGCCGGGGGCCGCTGGCCCGGCAAGCACTGGAATACTACCAGCGGGCCCAGACGCTGTGTCCACTGCTGGAACCCGAGCTCGAGCGGTTTCGTATGCTAGTCGAGGCTGCCGAAACCCGTGTCGCGCTGGGCCAGTTGCAAATTCCTGAACGCCAGGAGATAGGCCGCCTGGCTGAGAATTTGGGTGACCACGAACGCTTTCGGATGTTTTTGCTCAGTACCGATGTAGCCCTAGTCTCGGGTCGGGTGGCCGAGGGTATCCAGGCAGTGCGCGAGGCCATGCGGCTGGCCCAGACACCCTGGCAGCGGGGCCACGCCCTGTTCAAACTGGCCTGGCTCGAGTACCGCGGTGGCGACCCCGATGCCCAGCTCGAGCCTTTGCTGGCCTCCATCCAGGCTTTCCACGATATCGGTAACCAGGCCATGGAAACCCTGGCCTTGCGCAACCTTTCGGGCTACTGGTTCCGCTTGGGCGAGCTGGAACAGCACCAACAGGTTTATACGCAGGCCTATGCGCTCGCGGCCCAACTTAAAGACGACCTGCTGCTGCGCCGGCTGCGGGCCGATAAGCTGATGGTGGACTGGGTCAAGGGCGACTATGCCGCCAGCACGCAGGTAGCCGACCTGCTCTACCAGGAGGCCCGCGAACGCGGCGACTGGTGGGCGGTGTGGGATGCTTTACTGGGCCTCCTGCTCAATGCGGCAGCGCTGGGCCTGGAGCCCGAACTCGAGGCCACCGTACAGCGGGCCATGGTCGAGGCCGCCGAAGTCGGGGCCTGGCGCGACCTGGCCCTGCTCCGCTCCGACTACGGCAACGCCCTGATGGTCTCGGGCCGTCTGGAGGAAGCCCAGCGTGAGCTCGAGGCCGCCCTACGCGACCTGCACGAGATGGGTGAGCGGGCCCGTCTGGGCCATGTGCTTTTCAACCTGGGCTTTACCCTGCTCGAGCAGGGGCATCTTGAACAAAGCCGACAGACCCTCGAGCAGTCGGTGAAGGTCTGGCGCGACAGAAAGGAATACCGCCACACTGCCCGCTCACTGGCAGCCCTGGCCCTGAACCATTTACGGGCCGGTAACCGCAAGAAAGCCCGGCAAACCTCGGCAGAGGCTTTTGAGCTGCGCGCGCCGTGGGCACTGGGCATCTATGACCTCCCCTTGGTTCTGTATATCAGGGCGCGGGCCCTGGGAGACAAGCAAGGGGCGGACTTACTGGCCGAAACCCAGAACTTGCTACGTAATTTGGCGCAGCAGCTACCCCCTCACCTTGGCGAGCGGCTTTTGCAAAACCGGTATGTGGCCTGGGCTTTGAGCAAAGTGCCTGAAAGATGA
- a CDS encoding carboxypeptidase-like regulatory domain-containing protein, whose amino-acid sequence MKRLLWLLSMCLISLLTACSGGGGGGTTPSLVVSPKTATLAAGTGNATFNATLSNATGTINWALSPNLGTLSATTGTSVTYTPPATVASTTSVTLTATSGSLSDTATITINPPTTITVAGKVLKFNGDPIDGVSVQVRDSTGAKPLVLSNASGDFSVSGVQTPYTLSVVPNAATGLLPVTYANVTRTDPKVVVTTLAAPPTFCTLANSTLNITLSAAVGAGNTGRVYFVGDGVSIAPLISFRQSGALAPGATNTSISITHDNSLCVPTINGKALFIERDGGGTVVKVAIDDVSVTTGNVTNKSLTVVPATSRTISGSVAFPSGIASAQVVASIKVNNSYVQLQPFASTTTASPNYTLAVVDLPGIQYRVTAIGGAFPQQSWEHSDILNVAPGNLTGINLSLASLAATVGPVGAINTTTPTFSYTPVSGKNFYYTYMAGGAGDTWLGATTDTSITLPSGLPAPARNAVGSAYAWYALNAINVRNPGSNVADAILDGRLVKHSFFYNLALYEPDQIASGSLNFTATNYNIIP is encoded by the coding sequence ATGAAACGTTTATTGTGGCTCCTGAGCATGTGTTTGATTTCCCTGCTGACGGCCTGCTCCGGTGGGGGCGGCGGGGGCACCACCCCGAGCCTGGTGGTCTCGCCCAAGACCGCGACCCTAGCCGCGGGCACCGGCAACGCCACCTTCAACGCCACCCTCAGCAACGCCACCGGCACCATCAACTGGGCACTGAGCCCTAACCTTGGTACGCTCTCTGCCACCACCGGCACCTCCGTCACCTACACCCCGCCCGCCACCGTGGCCAGCACCACCAGCGTCACCCTCACGGCTACCTCGGGCAGCCTGAGCGATACCGCCACGATTACAATTAACCCGCCTACTACCATCACGGTAGCCGGTAAGGTGCTCAAGTTCAACGGCGATCCCATTGACGGCGTGAGTGTCCAGGTCAGGGACTCGACCGGCGCGAAACCGCTGGTGCTTTCCAACGCGTCGGGCGACTTCAGCGTTTCGGGCGTGCAAACCCCATATACCCTGTCGGTAGTTCCCAACGCGGCGACCGGCCTGCTGCCCGTCACCTACGCGAACGTGACCCGCACCGACCCCAAAGTGGTGGTGACTACGCTGGCCGCGCCGCCCACCTTCTGCACCCTGGCCAACTCGACCCTGAACATCACACTCTCGGCTGCGGTGGGTGCCGGGAACACAGGCCGGGTCTACTTCGTGGGGGACGGTGTGAGCATCGCCCCGCTAATCTCCTTCCGGCAGTCGGGCGCCTTGGCCCCAGGAGCGACCAACACCTCCATTTCGATCACCCACGATAACTCCCTCTGCGTTCCCACTATCAACGGTAAGGCGTTGTTTATCGAGCGGGACGGGGGTGGTACGGTCGTTAAGGTAGCCATTGACGATGTTAGTGTCACCACCGGCAACGTGACCAACAAGAGCCTGACCGTCGTGCCCGCCACCTCCAGGACGATTTCGGGCTCTGTAGCCTTCCCATCCGGCATCGCTTCTGCACAGGTGGTCGCCTCCATTAAGGTGAACAACTCCTACGTCCAACTACAGCCATTCGCCAGTACAACTACGGCCAGCCCCAACTACACGCTGGCCGTAGTGGATCTGCCCGGAATCCAGTATCGCGTGACCGCTATTGGTGGTGCTTTCCCGCAGCAAAGCTGGGAGCATAGCGACATCCTCAACGTCGCCCCTGGCAACCTGACCGGGATTAACCTGAGCTTGGCGAGCTTGGCCGCCACGGTTGGTCCGGTTGGGGCCATCAACACCACCACGCCGACCTTCTCCTACACCCCGGTGAGCGGGAAGAACTTCTACTACACATATATGGCTGGGGGCGCAGGTGACACGTGGCTGGGAGCCACCACCGATACCTCCATCACCCTTCCCAGTGGCCTGCCAGCGCCGGCCCGCAACGCGGTTGGGAGCGCTTACGCCTGGTACGCGCTCAACGCAATCAACGTCCGCAATCCCGGCTCCAACGTAGCGGATGCAATCCTGGACGGCCGTCTAGTCAAACACTCGTTCTTCTACAACTTAGCGCTCTACGAGCCCGACCAGATCGCCTCAGGTTCACTCAACTTTACCGCGACCAACTACAACATCATTCCATAG
- a CDS encoding superoxide dismutase has product MSYPFKLPELGYPKDALEPYIDALTMEIHHGKHHAAYVNNLNAALEKHPELHSWSLEDLLTKIDQVPEDIRTAVRNNGGGHHNHTLFWDILTPGGSKEPTGKLAEAINATFGSFEELKAKLTQAGATRFGSGWAWLVKDKDGKLQVYSTANQDSPLMEGHTPLLGIDVWEHAYYLKYQNRRPDYLAAIWNVINWDRVASRF; this is encoded by the coding sequence ATGAGTTATCCGTTCAAACTACCCGAACTCGGTTATCCCAAGGATGCACTGGAGCCCTACATTGACGCGTTGACCATGGAGATTCACCATGGCAAGCACCATGCGGCCTATGTGAACAATCTGAATGCAGCTCTGGAAAAGCACCCCGAGCTGCATAGCTGGAGCCTCGAGGATCTGCTGACCAAAATTGACCAGGTGCCCGAAGACATCCGCACCGCGGTGCGCAACAACGGCGGCGGCCACCACAACCACACCCTATTCTGGGACATCCTTACCCCCGGTGGCTCCAAAGAGCCCACCGGCAAGCTGGCCGAGGCCATCAATGCCACCTTCGGCTCTTTCGAGGAACTGAAAGCCAAGCTAACCCAGGCTGGCGCGACCCGCTTTGGCTCCGGCTGGGCCTGGCTGGTCAAGGACAAAGACGGCAAGCTGCAGGTCTATAGCACTGCCAACCAGGACTCCCCCCTGATGGAAGGCCACACACCGCTTTTGGGCATTGACGTGTGGGAGCACGCCTACTACCTCAAGTACCAGAACCGTCGCCCCGACTATCTGGCGGCCATCTGGAACGTGATTAACTGGGACAGGGTGGCCAGCCGGTTTTGA
- the fumC gene encoding class II fumarate hydratase, with product MGYRIETDTMGEVQVEESRYWGAQTQRSLQNFPIGQERFKMPRSIIRAMGILKKGAALANADLGELPREKADLIVRAADEVIAGKLDDHFPLVVFQTGSGTQTNMNANEVIANRANELAGSPLGSKKPIHPNDDVNRGQSSNDTFPTAMHIAVVEELHRQLYPNVQKLRDTLAAKAEAYKDVVKVGRTHLQDATPITLGQEIGSWVAQIDYCLGEVRHAEQGLYELAIGGTAVGTGLNAHPKFGDLAASYFAKETGFPFVSAKNKFAALAAHDALVTTSAALRTLAGALMKMANDVRWLASGPRNGIGEIIIPENEPGSSIMPGKVNPTQSEAMTMVCVQVFGNDAAVAFAGSQGNFQLNVFKPVMVYNVLTSIQLLGDACAAFNDNCAVGIEPNLPRIRENLEKNLMVVTALNRHIGYDKAAAIAKKAHKEGTSLKEAALALGYLTEEEFDKWVVPLEMTHN from the coding sequence ATGGGATACCGAATCGAAACCGACACCATGGGCGAAGTGCAGGTCGAAGAAAGCCGCTACTGGGGGGCCCAGACCCAGCGTTCGTTACAGAACTTCCCGATTGGGCAGGAGCGCTTCAAGATGCCCCGCTCCATCATCCGGGCCATGGGCATCCTAAAAAAAGGGGCGGCTTTAGCCAACGCCGATCTGGGTGAGCTGCCTCGAGAGAAGGCCGACCTCATCGTGCGGGCTGCCGACGAGGTAATTGCCGGCAAGCTGGATGACCACTTTCCACTGGTGGTCTTCCAGACTGGCTCCGGTACCCAGACCAACATGAACGCCAACGAGGTCATTGCCAACAGGGCCAATGAGCTGGCCGGGAGTCCGCTGGGCTCCAAAAAACCTATTCATCCCAACGACGATGTCAACCGCGGCCAGTCCTCCAACGACACCTTCCCTACGGCCATGCACATCGCGGTAGTAGAGGAGCTGCACCGACAGCTATACCCCAATGTGCAAAAGCTGCGCGATACCCTGGCCGCCAAGGCCGAGGCCTATAAGGATGTGGTGAAGGTTGGCCGCACCCACCTGCAGGACGCCACCCCCATTACCCTGGGGCAGGAAATTGGAAGCTGGGTAGCCCAGATAGACTACTGTCTTGGAGAGGTTCGCCACGCCGAGCAGGGCCTCTATGAGCTGGCCATTGGCGGAACGGCGGTGGGTACTGGTCTTAACGCCCACCCCAAGTTTGGTGACCTGGCCGCCTCGTATTTTGCCAAGGAAACTGGCTTCCCCTTTGTTTCGGCCAAAAACAAATTTGCCGCACTCGCAGCCCACGATGCTCTGGTCACCACCAGCGCCGCCCTGCGTACCCTGGCCGGGGCTCTGATGAAGATGGCCAACGATGTACGCTGGCTGGCCTCGGGCCCACGCAATGGGATTGGCGAGATTATCATCCCTGAGAACGAACCCGGCAGCTCCATCATGCCAGGAAAGGTCAACCCCACCCAGAGCGAAGCTATGACCATGGTGTGCGTCCAGGTCTTTGGGAACGATGCGGCGGTGGCTTTTGCGGGTTCCCAGGGCAATTTCCAGCTCAACGTGTTCAAGCCGGTTATGGTGTACAACGTCCTGACCAGCATTCAACTGCTGGGGGATGCCTGCGCCGCCTTCAACGACAACTGTGCGGTGGGTATTGAACCCAACCTACCTCGTATCCGAGAAAACCTAGAGAAAAACCTAATGGTGGTCACCGCCCTCAACCGCCACATCGGCTACGACAAGGCTGCAGCCATCGCTAAAAAGGCCCACAAAGAAGGTACCAGTCTCAAAGAAGCAGCCCTGGCGCTGGGCTACCTAACCGAGGAAGAATTTGATAAGTGGGTGGTGCCCCTAGAGATGACCCACAACTAG